A stretch of the Candidatus Saccharimonadales bacterium genome encodes the following:
- a CDS encoding response regulator, with protein sequence MTQSHYKIAIIEDDQAISQMYRFKFEAENFTVNTAENGKLGLELIEKMKPDIILLDIMMPEMTGDEMLIKLRELPWGKDIKVIILTNKGEQEIPDSIKTLNVSAVVLKSDMTPRQVAELVKKQLAAA encoded by the coding sequence ATGACACAGTCTCACTACAAAATTGCGATTATCGAAGATGACCAGGCTATTTCACAGATGTACCGCTTCAAATTTGAGGCTGAGAATTTTACAGTTAACACCGCCGAAAATGGCAAGCTCGGCTTGGAACTGATCGAGAAGATGAAGCCGGACATTATTTTGCTCGATATTATGATGCCGGAAATGACAGGCGACGAAATGCTGATCAAGCTGCGCGAGCTACCATGGGGTAAAGACATCAAAGTCATCATCCTGACCAATAAGGGCGAGCAGGAAATTCCAGATTCTATCAAGACGCTCAATGTCAGCGCCGTGGTACTAAAATCGGACATGACACCACGCCAAGTCGCCGAACTGGTCAAAAAACAACTCGCCGCGGCATGA
- a CDS encoding phosphatidylglycerol lysyltransferase domain-containing protein, producing MTYIPTFPDFIDFHDVDYETYAAYVDKYEPYSDFNYVSLYSWDTDNACRLSLHNDNLVLSFKDYLQDTWVLSVLGDSDIGGTSRALLEFAKNNDVYSNKLVCVPETVAKQLISDQNLHVDEDPDNHDYILSAKKYMMLEGKEFANKRKNINKFEKLYGDRTVVKIVDLSDDFVLNEIKKLAYEWAFMGTEGSINAQNELSAISRILNAATCLSEKLKIECLAIYIDGKMEGFCIYEVHDDYAITHFGKANVIYNKAYEFLMVQTLRYIYSEHGVDYVNNEQDLGIEGLRQSKRNQQPIGYYKKYTVAASELA from the coding sequence ATGACATACATACCTACTTTCCCGGATTTCATAGATTTTCATGACGTTGATTATGAGACATACGCAGCTTACGTAGATAAATACGAGCCGTATTCCGATTTTAATTATGTGAGCCTTTATAGCTGGGATACCGACAACGCATGCCGATTAAGCCTACATAATGATAATCTTGTTTTGTCGTTTAAGGATTATCTACAGGATACCTGGGTTTTGAGCGTGCTTGGAGATAGCGATATAGGAGGTACGAGCCGTGCGCTTCTTGAATTCGCAAAAAATAACGATGTGTACAGTAATAAACTAGTATGCGTGCCCGAGACTGTGGCAAAACAGCTCATCAGTGACCAAAATCTTCACGTAGACGAAGATCCTGACAATCATGACTACATTTTATCGGCAAAAAAATACATGATGCTGGAAGGCAAAGAATTTGCAAATAAACGCAAGAACATTAATAAATTCGAAAAATTGTATGGTGATCGGACAGTAGTTAAAATCGTTGACTTGTCTGATGATTTTGTACTGAATGAAATTAAAAAATTGGCTTATGAATGGGCCTTTATGGGAACGGAAGGCTCGATAAATGCACAAAATGAACTTAGCGCAATCAGTAGAATTCTCAATGCTGCCACGTGCTTAAGTGAAAAACTGAAAATTGAATGCTTAGCGATATATATAGACGGCAAGATGGAAGGTTTCTGTATATACGAAGTTCATGATGATTATGCAATTACTCATTTCGGCAAAGCAAATGTGATCTATAATAAAGCATATGAATTCCTGATGGTTCAGACGTTAAGATATATATATTCTGAACATGGTGTCGACTATGTTAACAATGAACAGGATTTAGGAATTGAAGGGTTACGACAAAGCAAGCGAAATCAACAGCCAATCGGCTATTATAAGAAATACACAGTAGCTGCAAGCGAGTTGGCTTAG
- a CDS encoding response regulator, protein MNNGQPKRVLLVEDDEPIRALYSLKLSQEGFITTTASNGQLGLQAAQRDMPDLILLDLRMPVMSGDEMLAHMRATDWGSSIRVIILTNISKSEAPHALRFLHVDRYVTKVHHTPSQIVAIIREVLS, encoded by the coding sequence ATGAACAACGGACAACCAAAGCGTGTCCTTCTCGTGGAGGATGACGAACCTATTCGAGCATTATATTCCCTGAAGCTATCGCAGGAGGGATTTATCACGACGACGGCCAGCAATGGCCAGCTAGGGCTGCAAGCGGCGCAGCGCGATATGCCCGATTTGATACTTTTAGACCTGCGCATGCCCGTCATGAGCGGCGACGAGATGTTGGCCCATATGCGAGCGACGGATTGGGGCAGCAGCATACGCGTGATTATACTCACGAACATCAGCAAGAGTGAAGCGCCCCACGCGCTGCGGTTCCTGCATGTCGACCGCTATGTCACCAAAGTCCACCACACACCGTCACAGATTGTGGCCATTATTCGTGAAGTGCTCAGCTAG
- the pyk gene encoding pyruvate kinase, giving the protein MKFTETVPAVSLDDYKRTKIVATVGPASDDYETIRELIKSGANGLRLNFSHGEHEEHARRITWIRKASKELGKPVAIIQDLQGPKVRLGDFDGFINVTKGQTVRFKYNPSAADLKDGIVPIQYDLSKKVKRGERLYIYDGRIKSNISSVKDGIVYAKIENDGLFLKRKGMNLPDTDFGGDIFTTKDKADLAFGSKQDIDYVALSFVQTADDVHDLRRRMKNLGFNAKVIVKIETQAAVENLEEIMEATDMAMIARGDLAYETPAESVPVVQRKIIGMGLRFGKPTIVATQMLVSMTEMPEPTRAEVSDVATAVFLGADCVMLSEETAAGKYPIEAVQVMKRVIRYTEDNMPLKVTYPEYEDHSRSGSISRAIISLASSIQARAIVAETRTGATALQISSRRPSIIQIAVTSDIRTLQQLTLLYGVKSYLRPVDAKAADKLTSWLGQNKVLSKGDVVITVSGQYPGLAGATDTIKVRVLE; this is encoded by the coding sequence ATGAAATTTACTGAAACAGTTCCAGCAGTCTCGCTGGACGATTATAAACGAACGAAAATTGTGGCTACGGTCGGTCCGGCGTCTGATGATTATGAAACCATTCGGGAGCTTATCAAAAGCGGCGCCAATGGCCTCCGGCTGAATTTCAGCCACGGTGAGCACGAAGAGCACGCCCGGCGCATTACCTGGATTCGCAAAGCTTCTAAGGAACTCGGCAAGCCGGTCGCCATCATACAGGATCTGCAGGGCCCCAAGGTGCGACTCGGTGATTTTGACGGCTTTATCAATGTGACCAAAGGCCAAACAGTCCGCTTCAAGTACAATCCGAGTGCCGCCGACTTGAAAGACGGCATCGTACCGATTCAGTATGACCTAAGTAAAAAGGTCAAGCGCGGCGAACGGTTGTACATATATGACGGTCGAATAAAATCGAATATATCCAGCGTCAAAGACGGCATCGTCTATGCCAAAATTGAGAACGACGGGCTCTTCCTGAAGCGAAAGGGCATGAACCTGCCCGACACCGACTTTGGCGGCGATATCTTTACGACCAAAGACAAAGCTGATCTAGCCTTCGGCTCCAAGCAGGATATCGACTATGTGGCGCTGAGCTTCGTCCAGACAGCTGACGATGTGCATGACCTGCGCCGCCGCATGAAAAACCTTGGCTTTAATGCTAAAGTGATCGTCAAGATTGAGACGCAGGCAGCAGTCGAGAACCTGGAAGAGATTATGGAAGCAACCGATATGGCGATGATAGCTCGCGGTGACCTGGCATACGAAACGCCAGCTGAATCAGTCCCTGTGGTGCAGCGCAAGATCATTGGTATGGGACTGCGCTTCGGCAAACCGACGATTGTCGCGACGCAGATGCTAGTCAGTATGACCGAAATGCCGGAACCGACCAGGGCAGAAGTGTCGGACGTGGCAACGGCAGTATTCCTCGGTGCGGATTGCGTGATGCTCAGCGAAGAGACGGCCGCCGGTAAATACCCGATTGAAGCGGTGCAGGTTATGAAGCGGGTGATTCGCTACACTGAAGACAATATGCCACTGAAAGTGACGTATCCGGAGTACGAAGACCATAGCCGCTCCGGTTCGATCTCAAGGGCGATAATTAGCCTTGCCAGCAGTATCCAGGCCCGGGCGATCGTCGCCGAGACCCGCACCGGTGCAACGGCACTGCAGATATCGTCGCGCCGCCCAAGTATCATCCAGATAGCCGTCACTAGTGATATTCGCACCCTGCAGCAACTGACGCTGCTCTACGGTGTCAAAAGCTACCTGCGGCCGGTAGACGCCAAGGCAGCCGATAAGCTGACGAGCTGGCTGGGGCAAAATAAAGTGCTGAGCAAAGGTGACGTCGTTATCACCGTTTCCGGACAGTATCCAGGACTGGCCGGTGCGACTGACACGATAAAAGTCCGGGTCCTTGAATAG
- a CDS encoding ATP-binding protein, with protein MLLQTILYWMSIVGILLTGTFVLSRQKKQAHVYYALFSYSVALWLITQYFIDQNVNTTFWLGLGFIATEIITPIFLAFTFAYPSYKFDYKRYGLILAAPLLLFGPYSFSKLLIIESEQSGNASLLFGPLYKYQTLMVLAYIVAGFIVLAIRLRKLSQQEKNQTYLFFAAFLPFLIGTLLSGIVFANNQNAQFLRPLSAFIMIAIISYAMVYKRLFDIKFFAIRAAAYTLTVLVLSVVYIAPAVYILGIVIMGFEFELSKFLVGVVFGTIAALNFGNLRSWFDKTTSKIFFRDSYDAAVVLGDLNKVLASTVDLSHLLHNSSSLIAQALKAEFCIFALNETKISRLRFIGTDNKKISASDMNRVQTIVLTPGSHVVIADHIDIDQHELKQMLIKNNVAVLVKLSSNVSDDENGFGYILLGYKKSGNSYNTKDATALEAMSDVLSIAIQNALRFEEIQKFNVTLQQRVDDATMQLRHTNAKLEALDETKDDFISMASHQLRTPLTAVKGYLSMVIEGDAGTVTPLQKKMLNQAFMSSQRMVFLIADLLNVSRLKTGKFVIDPVPLNLAHLISEEIGQLRETAASRSLELTFDKPKEFPMLLLDETKTRQVVMNFIDNALHYTPSGGHVRVELKDRPNAVELRVIDDGIGVPKLEQHHLFTKFYRAINARRERPDGTGLGLFMAKKVIVAQGGAVIFESKENKGSTFGFTIPKAKLLPKSQA; from the coding sequence ATGCTTTTGCAGACAATTTTATATTGGATGAGTATAGTCGGAATTCTACTAACCGGTACATTTGTGCTGTCAAGACAAAAAAAGCAAGCGCATGTATACTATGCACTTTTTTCGTACAGCGTAGCTCTCTGGCTCATAACCCAATATTTTATTGATCAGAATGTTAATACTACTTTTTGGCTGGGTTTGGGATTCATTGCAACAGAAATCATTACGCCAATTTTCTTGGCTTTTACTTTTGCGTATCCGTCTTATAAGTTTGATTATAAGCGGTACGGCTTAATCCTTGCAGCTCCATTATTATTGTTTGGACCATATTCTTTTTCCAAGCTACTCATAATAGAGTCAGAACAAAGCGGTAACGCTTCACTACTTTTCGGGCCGTTGTATAAATACCAGACACTCATGGTGCTAGCATATATTGTTGCTGGCTTTATCGTGCTGGCAATTCGGCTTCGTAAACTTTCGCAACAGGAAAAAAATCAGACATATTTGTTTTTTGCTGCATTTCTCCCTTTTCTCATAGGCACATTATTGTCCGGTATTGTATTCGCTAACAATCAAAATGCACAATTTCTAAGGCCCCTATCGGCGTTCATAATGATAGCAATCATTAGCTATGCAATGGTCTACAAGCGGCTTTTTGATATAAAATTCTTCGCAATACGTGCTGCTGCCTACACGTTGACCGTATTAGTGCTGAGCGTGGTTTATATTGCTCCTGCCGTATATATCCTGGGCATAGTGATTATGGGATTTGAATTCGAGTTATCTAAATTTTTAGTGGGGGTTGTATTCGGGACAATAGCCGCATTGAATTTTGGAAATCTGAGATCTTGGTTTGACAAAACAACGTCAAAAATATTTTTCCGAGATTCATACGACGCCGCAGTCGTTCTTGGGGATCTCAATAAAGTACTAGCATCGACTGTAGATCTGAGCCATCTACTGCATAACAGCTCAAGTCTCATAGCCCAGGCACTAAAGGCTGAATTTTGTATTTTTGCGCTTAATGAAACAAAAATATCCCGTCTAAGATTTATAGGCACAGACAACAAAAAGATTTCTGCATCTGATATGAACAGAGTGCAAACTATAGTTCTTACGCCTGGATCTCATGTTGTTATTGCAGACCATATTGACATAGATCAACACGAGCTAAAGCAGATGCTTATAAAAAATAATGTTGCCGTATTGGTGAAATTATCAAGTAATGTATCTGATGATGAAAATGGTTTCGGTTACATTCTATTGGGATACAAGAAAAGTGGAAATAGCTATAATACAAAAGACGCAACCGCACTTGAAGCCATGTCTGACGTATTATCGATAGCCATCCAAAACGCGCTTAGATTTGAAGAAATTCAAAAATTCAACGTTACTCTGCAGCAGCGGGTGGACGACGCAACGATGCAGCTTCGCCACACGAACGCCAAGCTCGAAGCTCTTGACGAGACGAAAGACGACTTCATATCCATGGCTTCGCATCAGTTGCGGACGCCGCTGACGGCGGTGAAGGGCTATTTGAGTATGGTGATCGAGGGTGATGCGGGGACGGTGACGCCGCTGCAGAAGAAGATGTTGAATCAGGCGTTTATGAGTTCGCAGCGGATGGTGTTCTTGATTGCTGATCTGCTAAACGTGTCGCGGCTCAAGACGGGTAAGTTTGTAATTGACCCGGTACCGCTCAATCTAGCGCATTTGATTAGTGAAGAGATTGGGCAGTTGCGGGAGACAGCGGCTAGCCGGTCATTGGAGTTGACGTTTGATAAACCCAAGGAATTCCCAATGCTGCTGCTTGATGAGACCAAAACCCGGCAGGTAGTCATGAACTTTATCGACAACGCGCTGCATTATACGCCGTCCGGGGGACATGTCAGGGTGGAGCTAAAAGACCGGCCAAATGCTGTCGAGCTTCGTGTCATAGACGACGGCATCGGGGTGCCGAAATTGGAGCAGCATCATTTGTTTACAAAATTTTACCGGGCGATTAATGCCCGCCGTGAACGGCCAGATGGAACCGGCCTTGGCCTCTTTATGGCGAAAAAGGTGATTGTGGCACAGGGTGGCGCGGTAATTTTCGAAAGTAAAGAAAACAAGGGCAGTACATTTGGCTTTACGATACCGAAGGCGAAGCTGCTTCCTAAATCCCAAGCATAA
- a CDS encoding CHAP domain-containing protein, producing the protein MGSRFIIMRGRNILRSARLLAAAFVILSVVNMAAPASAAINYNAEIKRLEAEKSSNASSRAALEDTALTLEQKISNLQTTITSLDAQIRTNQASQADLTAKILQTTRQIQEEQAALGKLIRQMYIDNDISMLEKMASSKNMSDYVEKEEYARSMQTQIKQTIDRINALKKQQESQKVLVDKLVADNKAMQVQVTAEKQEVTTLLAMNQQQQSAYTQSITTASTQINSLEREQAEENLRFQREQAALAEAARRKAAANPPAATGNNSAAAQQAPQAATPSSSGRAVNGRAYPYANAPFPNETSDSWGMYQRQCVSYTAWAVATSGRHMPYWGGRGNAKQWDDNARAAGIPVDRNPRSGDVAVSNRGTYGHVMYVESVNGDGSINISQYNAAWDGRYSEARIFPGDLVFIHF; encoded by the coding sequence ATGGGTAGTCGGTTTATTATTATGCGCGGCCGGAACATTTTGCGGAGCGCGCGTCTGCTCGCAGCCGCCTTTGTCATACTTAGTGTTGTCAACATGGCAGCTCCGGCATCAGCTGCAATCAACTATAATGCTGAGATCAAACGGCTTGAAGCCGAAAAGTCATCAAACGCTTCGTCACGTGCCGCACTCGAAGATACGGCTCTGACGCTCGAACAAAAGATTAGCAATTTACAGACTACTATCACATCACTTGATGCTCAAATCCGAACTAACCAGGCATCACAGGCTGATCTTACCGCTAAAATTCTCCAGACGACCCGCCAGATTCAAGAGGAACAAGCAGCCCTCGGCAAGCTCATTCGTCAAATGTATATCGATAACGATATCAGCATGCTGGAAAAGATGGCTTCCAGTAAAAACATGAGCGATTACGTCGAAAAAGAAGAATACGCCCGCTCTATGCAAACCCAGATCAAGCAAACAATCGACCGTATCAATGCACTGAAGAAACAACAGGAAAGTCAGAAAGTACTTGTCGACAAGCTCGTCGCCGACAACAAAGCGATGCAGGTGCAGGTTACTGCCGAAAAGCAAGAAGTCACAACACTCCTGGCCATGAACCAACAACAACAATCCGCCTACACCCAGAGCATCACCACAGCCAGCACCCAGATAAACAGTTTGGAGCGCGAACAAGCCGAAGAAAACCTGCGTTTTCAACGTGAACAAGCCGCTCTAGCCGAAGCCGCCCGCAGGAAAGCCGCCGCAAATCCACCTGCTGCCACCGGCAATAACTCCGCAGCAGCTCAGCAGGCACCTCAGGCTGCCACTCCCTCGTCGAGTGGTCGTGCCGTCAATGGCCGTGCCTATCCATATGCCAATGCACCATTCCCAAATGAAACATCTGACTCCTGGGGTATGTATCAGCGCCAATGTGTCTCCTACACCGCCTGGGCTGTCGCTACCTCCGGACGCCACATGCCATATTGGGGCGGACGCGGCAATGCCAAGCAATGGGACGATAATGCCCGCGCAGCCGGCATACCCGTCGACCGCAACCCCCGTTCCGGTGACGTCGCCGTCAGCAACCGCGGCACCTACGGCCACGTAATGTACGTCGAAAGCGTCAACGGCGACGGCTCAATCAACATCAGCCAATACAACGCCGCCTGGGATGGCCGCTACAGCGAAGCCCGCATATTCCCTGGCGACCTCGTGTTTATACACTTCTAA
- the murD gene encoding UDP-N-acetylmuramoyl-L-alanine--D-glutamate ligase: MKIAILGYGLQGRSAYDYWKSNDNQITVCDINQSLELPADITPQLGPNHLHELDQYDLIVRSPIVHPHDIVAANSPEILRKVTTVTNEFMNICPTRNIIGVTGTKGKGTTSTMIADMLAAAGKTVHLGGNIGTPPLDLLKNGIQPDDWVVLELANFQLIDLKVSPMIGVCLMVVPEHLNWHADMAEYVAAKQQLFVWQTFDDIAIYYHRNEYSVTIAGAGNGAKLPYFAAPGAVIDEGCISIGGQIICHTDELQLLGEHNWQNACAAVTAAWQITHSVTALRSVLTTFTGLEHRLEHVRELHGVNYYDDSFGTTPETAIVAIQAFAQPKVIILGGSDKAADYSELAAIVKKCNVRKVVLIGDQAPRLQAALEAATFTDFVAGGSNMDEIVQTARSAAQPGDVVLLSTACASFDMFKDYKDRGDKFTSAVEKLSTG, translated from the coding sequence ATGAAGATAGCGATTCTTGGTTACGGACTACAGGGCCGCTCCGCATACGACTATTGGAAGTCGAACGACAACCAGATTACAGTGTGCGACATAAACCAGTCCCTTGAGCTGCCAGCAGACATCACGCCTCAGCTTGGTCCCAACCACCTGCACGAGCTCGACCAATATGATCTGATCGTCCGGTCGCCGATTGTACATCCGCACGATATTGTGGCGGCCAACTCACCTGAAATTTTGCGTAAGGTTACGACGGTTACGAATGAGTTTATGAATATCTGCCCGACGCGCAATATTATCGGCGTGACCGGTACCAAAGGCAAAGGCACCACCAGCACTATGATAGCCGACATGCTTGCGGCAGCCGGCAAAACGGTCCACCTGGGCGGCAACATCGGCACGCCACCGCTCGACCTGCTAAAGAATGGCATCCAGCCAGACGACTGGGTAGTATTAGAGCTGGCAAATTTTCAACTGATTGACCTAAAAGTATCGCCGATGATCGGTGTCTGCCTGATGGTCGTCCCGGAACACCTCAACTGGCATGCCGACATGGCGGAGTACGTGGCAGCCAAACAGCAGCTGTTCGTATGGCAAACGTTTGATGATATCGCGATTTATTATCATCGTAATGAATACTCGGTGACTATCGCCGGAGCCGGCAACGGCGCCAAGCTTCCCTACTTTGCGGCACCCGGCGCGGTCATCGACGAGGGCTGCATTAGTATCGGCGGGCAGATCATTTGCCATACTGATGAGCTGCAGCTACTGGGCGAGCATAATTGGCAAAACGCCTGTGCCGCCGTCACGGCTGCTTGGCAAATTACACACAGCGTTACGGCGCTTCGAAGCGTCCTGACAACGTTTACTGGGCTTGAGCACCGGCTGGAGCACGTCCGTGAACTGCACGGCGTCAACTATTATGATGATTCATTCGGCACGACTCCCGAGACTGCTATCGTTGCCATTCAGGCCTTTGCGCAGCCAAAAGTCATCATCCTGGGAGGTTCTGATAAAGCTGCCGATTACAGCGAGCTGGCAGCCATCGTCAAGAAATGTAATGTTCGCAAAGTAGTACTGATCGGCGATCAGGCCCCGCGCCTACAAGCAGCCTTAGAAGCTGCCACATTCACCGACTTTGTCGCTGGTGGTTCAAACATGGACGAGATTGTCCAGACTGCTCGCAGTGCCGCCCAACCAGGCGATGTTGTACTGCTGTCAACCGCTTGCGCCAGTTTTGATATGTTCAAAGATTACAAAGACCGCGGTGACAAATTTACATCGGCAGTCGAGAAACTATCTACCGGTTGA
- a CDS encoding L,D-transpeptidase: protein MIATQIQGAHTMTVNIAITRIKLFIAAFIIATMAATQLLTAQASAASANVKTAQDILTKFTIPVGTADGVFGAQTARGLCAYRYIAGMTTSRSNVSTSFMTSLNSFNSKYKSLAQVPAPAKGGNTTYLVVEKKCQVMFYVQNGRYVKVLPVSTGIQGHRTPNGSFLLGNTNRGWSCSNLYEGSCRTQTSGRFASVKQTTGKFAGKSNYGNMYNKRFFKSGGYFIHGSTSVPTSPASHGCIRVTVAASDWMYDNVGNNGAVRLYVVNEY from the coding sequence ATGATAGCAACACAAATTCAGGGAGCGCACACTATGACTGTCAATATAGCTATTACTCGTATCAAGCTTTTTATCGCAGCATTTATCATAGCGACCATGGCAGCGACACAATTGCTGACCGCACAGGCATCAGCCGCCTCGGCAAATGTGAAGACGGCTCAAGACATACTGACAAAATTCACTATTCCCGTCGGAACAGCTGATGGTGTATTCGGTGCCCAGACAGCCCGCGGACTATGCGCCTACCGTTATATTGCCGGCATGACGACCAGCCGCAGCAATGTTTCCACCAGCTTCATGACCAGCCTCAATTCATTCAATTCTAAGTACAAGTCCCTGGCACAAGTTCCAGCACCAGCCAAGGGCGGCAATACAACCTACCTGGTGGTCGAGAAAAAATGTCAGGTTATGTTCTACGTGCAAAACGGCCGCTATGTTAAAGTTCTTCCTGTTTCTACCGGTATACAAGGCCACCGTACGCCGAACGGCAGCTTTTTGCTAGGGAACACCAACCGCGGTTGGAGCTGTAGCAACCTTTACGAAGGCTCCTGCAGAACACAGACATCTGGCAGATTCGCCAGCGTCAAACAAACAACAGGCAAATTCGCTGGTAAAAGCAATTACGGCAACATGTACAATAAACGCTTCTTCAAGAGCGGTGGTTACTTTATCCATGGATCGACTTCCGTACCGACCTCTCCTGCCAGTCACGGCTGTATCCGTGTCACCGTCGCTGCTTCCGATTGGATGTACGATAATGTCGGCAACAACGGCGCCGTTCGGCTCTATGTCGTCAACGAATATTAA
- a CDS encoding bifunctional 5,10-methylenetetrahydrofolate dehydrogenase/5,10-methenyltetrahydrofolate cyclohydrolase, producing MKMLNGRELADFIQERQARQVRALRQAHEIFPKLAIVVTIEHPAIDVYMRMKTRYGADILIDVDIHRIQQSEALTTIAALNNDPAVHGIIVQLPLEDPSQTDEIVNAVLPIKDVDGLGQDIIYDPATPMAILWLLAGYNIDLKGKKVVLVGRGKLVGQPLERMLNSSGIDLEVVDRKTPDIQASCLAADVIITATGRPGLITPDMIKHGAVVVDAGVAGEQGKTVGDLAAEVYERDDLTITPTKGGVGPLTICALFDNVIRAARETMQKSISIDKSAE from the coding sequence ATGAAGATGTTAAATGGCCGCGAACTAGCGGATTTTATTCAAGAGCGCCAAGCCCGGCAGGTCCGGGCGCTGCGGCAAGCCCACGAAATATTCCCGAAACTTGCAATTGTCGTAACGATTGAACACCCGGCCATCGATGTCTACATGCGTATGAAAACCAGATACGGTGCTGACATTCTGATTGACGTCGACATCCACCGCATTCAGCAATCGGAAGCGCTAACAACCATTGCCGCGCTCAATAACGACCCGGCGGTGCATGGCATCATCGTGCAATTGCCGCTTGAAGATCCATCGCAAACCGACGAGATCGTCAATGCTGTCTTACCGATTAAAGATGTTGATGGACTGGGGCAGGATATCATCTACGATCCGGCGACGCCGATGGCAATTCTATGGCTGCTGGCCGGCTACAATATCGACCTGAAGGGCAAAAAAGTCGTGCTCGTCGGCAGAGGCAAGCTGGTCGGCCAACCGCTTGAGCGAATGCTAAACAGTTCTGGAATTGATCTCGAAGTAGTTGACCGCAAAACTCCAGATATCCAGGCCAGCTGCCTGGCCGCAGATGTCATTATCACAGCCACCGGCAGGCCCGGACTGATTACACCGGACATGATCAAGCACGGTGCTGTTGTCGTTGACGCTGGTGTGGCCGGCGAGCAGGGCAAGACTGTCGGCGACTTGGCTGCGGAGGTCTACGAACGCGATGATCTGACGATTACACCAACCAAGGGCGGTGTCGGCCCATTGACCATCTGCGCTCTGTTCGACAATGTCATCCGGGCGGCTCGCGAGACAATGCAGAAAAGCATAAGCATTGACAAATCAGCAGAATAG
- a CDS encoding NUDIX domain-containing protein translates to MNTEEWEASIAWSRVVAGCVVRRDDGKYLLVQEKQPKVYGLWNLPAGHVDKGESIEAAAVREAKEETGYDVELGDKIGIYHETIESPVRHAFVATIIGGELKVQPDEILDAKWFSFDEITAMKEDNKLRVDWIYDAMSRVESR, encoded by the coding sequence ATGAATACAGAAGAATGGGAAGCGAGTATAGCATGGTCGAGAGTAGTTGCTGGCTGCGTTGTACGCCGTGATGATGGCAAGTATCTGCTGGTTCAGGAAAAGCAGCCAAAAGTATATGGGTTATGGAATCTCCCGGCAGGACATGTAGACAAAGGCGAGTCTATTGAAGCTGCGGCGGTTCGAGAAGCCAAGGAAGAGACAGGTTATGATGTCGAGCTTGGAGACAAGATTGGTATCTATCACGAGACCATTGAATCGCCTGTCCGGCATGCTTTCGTCGCTACGATTATCGGGGGTGAGCTGAAAGTTCAGCCAGATGAAATCCTTGATGCAAAATGGTTCAGTTTCGATGAAATCACAGCAATGAAAGAGGACAATAAGCTACGAGTCGACTGGATATACGATGCGATGAGTCGTGTTGAATCCCGATAG
- a CDS encoding pyruvoyl-dependent arginine decarboxylase, which produces MNIQLASGIGTGPTTLAAFDAALNITGIANYNILCLSSVIPPNSKVTIQQSGTAIPPSLMPGGWGDRLYVVMAEHRVDTPNVEAWAGIGWVQDPETNKGLFVEHEGESETAVRRDIEDSLNALMKTRGIDFSPIHMEVTGGICTGTPICAMVVAVYQSSDWQNNATLIS; this is translated from the coding sequence ATGAATATACAACTAGCATCTGGAATCGGCACCGGTCCTACAACGCTTGCAGCATTCGATGCAGCGCTCAATATTACCGGTATCGCTAACTACAATATTCTGTGCCTAAGTTCAGTAATCCCTCCTAATTCGAAAGTAACAATCCAGCAATCAGGAACAGCTATTCCACCTAGCCTCATGCCAGGCGGTTGGGGTGACAGACTGTATGTTGTTATGGCTGAACACCGCGTTGATACGCCTAATGTGGAAGCGTGGGCTGGCATTGGTTGGGTGCAAGATCCCGAAACAAACAAGGGCTTGTTCGTTGAACACGAAGGTGAAAGCGAAACAGCTGTGCGGCGCGATATTGAAGATAGCTTGAACGCGCTTATGAAAACCCGTGGAATCGACTTTAGCCCCATTCATATGGAAGTGACAGGCGGGATATGTACGGGTACTCCAATTTGCGCCATGGTTGTTGCCGTATACCAGTCGAGTGACTGGCAAAACAATGCTACGCTCATCAGTTAG